One Zeugodacus cucurbitae isolate PBARC_wt_2022May chromosome 3, idZeuCucr1.2, whole genome shotgun sequence genomic region harbors:
- the LOC105210841 gene encoding epsilon-sarcoglycan isoform X2, protein MLKDNLFLYTPLVALVLLLACCHTTAGMEQAAVGELFSYKIEPLLFNWTHQVISEQFRYRASLEGYADLPTWLRYKYSHEYHAGFLYGTPTDRLADKTVHLDIVALNKQNYETRTVKLSIFVAEKLPSLNIIQMKIDNLNWVHLMDPGRVENLRNIFRKDLWPESENDLSIVFMESAVNMGGRLPLRPQQREGVVVHLGSSAQFSARIKELQEEVRPLYKLSTCTYKRTSVQKVFENAGFKLDWCAFKTVGADISPEILFHNYGHKSHHDNFKRNDRWLGIAREDVPDRNYIDEFAFAFAIPSMIFAILLGILSAALCFQHEKFEMSSAYQPATSTVQMVQCSDNNTDQPVTTLKSLKDPNCLLDNISMRSHSPNNSYYQTDSASNTYLRPKPPPYKGGTLNRNGVDI, encoded by the exons ATGCTGAaggacaatttatttttatatacgccCTTAGTGGCGCTAGTGCTGCTCTTGGCTTGCTGCCACACCACCGCTGGCATGGAACAGGCCGCCGTGGGTGAATTGTTCTCCTACAAAATTGAACCGCTGCTCTTCAATTGGACGCATCAGGTTATCAGCGAACAATTTCGTTATCGTGCCTCATTGGAGGGCTACGCCGACTTACCCACATGGCTGCGCTACAAATACAGTCACGAATATCATGCGGGTTTTCTTTATGGCACACCCACTGACCGGCTGGCCGATAAAACGGTGCACTTGGATATTGTGGCGTTGAATAAGCAGAATTATGAAACACGCACCGTCAAGTTGTCCATATTTGTGGCAGAAAAGCTGCCATCGCTGAATataatacaaatgaaaattGACAATTTGAATTGGGTACATCTGATGGATCCGGGGCGTGTGGAGAATTTGCGTAATATATTCCGCAAAGATTTGTGGCCAGAAAGTGAAAATGATTTGAGTATTGTGTTCATGGAATCGGCGGTGAATATGGGTGGACGCTTACCGTTGCGTCCACAGCAACGCGAGgg TGTCGTTGTACATCTTGGCAGTTCGGCGCAGTTTTCCGCACGCATTAAGGAATTACAAGAGGAAGTACGTCCACTTTATAAGCTGAGCACTTGCACCTATAAACGCACGTCTGTGCAAAAGGTATTCGAGAATGCCGGTTTTAAGTTGGATTGGTGCGCCTTCAAGACGGTAGGCGCTGATATATCACCGGAAATACTCTTTCACAATTATGGCCACAAAAGTCATCACGACAATTTCAAACGTAATGACCGTTGGTTGGGCATTGCACGCGAGGATGTGCCCGATCGCAATTATATCGATGAATTTGCTTTCGCCTTTGCCATTCCTAGCATGATTTTCGCCATACTTTTGGGTATATTGTCTGCAGCTCTGTGCTTTCAACATGAAAAATT TGAAATGTCATCGGCCTATCAACCTGCAACATCAACTGTACAAATGGTGCAATGTTCAGATAACAACACAGATCAACCAGTGACAACATTAAAGAGCTTGAAAGATCCCAATTGCTTGTTGGACAATATTAGCATGCGCTCACATAG CCCCAACAATAGCTACTATCAAACCGACAGCGCATCCAACACATATTTACGTCCAAAACCGCCACCATACAAGGGTGGCACTTTAAATCGCAATGGTGTGGATATATGA
- the LOC105210841 gene encoding epsilon-sarcoglycan isoform X1 yields MLKDNLFLYTPLVALVLLLACCHTTAGMEQAAVGELFSYKIEPLLFNWTHQVISEQFRYRASLEGYADLPTWLRYKYSHEYHAGFLYGTPTDRLADKTVHLDIVALNKQNYETRTVKLSIFVAEKLPSLNIIQMKIDNLNWVHLMDPGRVENLRNIFRKDLWPESENDLSIVFMESAVNMGGRLPLRPQQREGVVVHLGSSAQFSARIKELQEEVRPLYKLSTCTYKRTSVQKVFENAGFKLDWCAFKTVGADISPEILFHNYGHKSHHDNFKRNDRWLGIAREDVPDRNYIDEFAFAFAIPSMIFAILLGILSAALCFQHEKLNDRNSEFFFKNIFHICEESCEKENVYDSDEMGSEMSSAYQPATSTVQMVQCSDNNTDQPVTTLKSLKDPNCLLDNISMRSHSPNNSYYQTDSASNTYLRPKPPPYKGGTLNRNGVDI; encoded by the exons ATGCTGAaggacaatttatttttatatacgccCTTAGTGGCGCTAGTGCTGCTCTTGGCTTGCTGCCACACCACCGCTGGCATGGAACAGGCCGCCGTGGGTGAATTGTTCTCCTACAAAATTGAACCGCTGCTCTTCAATTGGACGCATCAGGTTATCAGCGAACAATTTCGTTATCGTGCCTCATTGGAGGGCTACGCCGACTTACCCACATGGCTGCGCTACAAATACAGTCACGAATATCATGCGGGTTTTCTTTATGGCACACCCACTGACCGGCTGGCCGATAAAACGGTGCACTTGGATATTGTGGCGTTGAATAAGCAGAATTATGAAACACGCACCGTCAAGTTGTCCATATTTGTGGCAGAAAAGCTGCCATCGCTGAATataatacaaatgaaaattGACAATTTGAATTGGGTACATCTGATGGATCCGGGGCGTGTGGAGAATTTGCGTAATATATTCCGCAAAGATTTGTGGCCAGAAAGTGAAAATGATTTGAGTATTGTGTTCATGGAATCGGCGGTGAATATGGGTGGACGCTTACCGTTGCGTCCACAGCAACGCGAGgg TGTCGTTGTACATCTTGGCAGTTCGGCGCAGTTTTCCGCACGCATTAAGGAATTACAAGAGGAAGTACGTCCACTTTATAAGCTGAGCACTTGCACCTATAAACGCACGTCTGTGCAAAAGGTATTCGAGAATGCCGGTTTTAAGTTGGATTGGTGCGCCTTCAAGACGGTAGGCGCTGATATATCACCGGAAATACTCTTTCACAATTATGGCCACAAAAGTCATCACGACAATTTCAAACGTAATGACCGTTGGTTGGGCATTGCACGCGAGGATGTGCCCGATCGCAATTATATCGATGAATTTGCTTTCGCCTTTGCCATTCCTAGCATGATTTTCGCCATACTTTTGGGTATATTGTCTGCAGCTCTGTGCTTTCAACATGAAAAATT aaatgatCGAAACTCTGAGTTTttctttaagaatatttttcatatttgtgaAGAATCATGTGAGAAGGAAAATGTTTATGATTCCGACGAAATGGGAAg TGAAATGTCATCGGCCTATCAACCTGCAACATCAACTGTACAAATGGTGCAATGTTCAGATAACAACACAGATCAACCAGTGACAACATTAAAGAGCTTGAAAGATCCCAATTGCTTGTTGGACAATATTAGCATGCGCTCACATAG CCCCAACAATAGCTACTATCAAACCGACAGCGCATCCAACACATATTTACGTCCAAAACCGCCACCATACAAGGGTGGCACTTTAAATCGCAATGGTGTGGATATATGA